Proteins from a genomic interval of Kribbella aluminosa:
- a CDS encoding alpha-L-fucosidase, whose protein sequence is MHNPSPGRNELTWEQVQERFACPPWLAEARFGIWVHWGFKDVIHEWKAAELDGEGTWWDGLDPADLYGPPPSRLTDEWIAGMEQQWELRRTLIEMLFDIISKNGNLLFNVELTPDGKVPDDHRPILDGLGAWIRTHAEAIFASNPWHVYGDNQAANTAVRTVDNADLAGAKEHTDGHFNERTLAGAPYPHDEVRFTTRNNHLYVFVLNPEAGELVLPALGPDSPLGPEGPAAVRLIGSEAVIDHHVHDNGLSLRVPPSGGVLTPQSSI, encoded by the coding sequence ATGCACAACCCGTCGCCCGGGCGGAACGAGTTGACCTGGGAGCAGGTTCAGGAGCGGTTCGCCTGTCCGCCGTGGCTCGCTGAGGCCCGGTTCGGTATCTGGGTGCACTGGGGATTCAAGGACGTCATCCATGAATGGAAGGCGGCCGAGCTCGACGGCGAGGGGACCTGGTGGGACGGGCTCGATCCGGCCGATCTCTACGGGCCTCCGCCCAGTCGCCTTACCGACGAGTGGATCGCCGGGATGGAGCAGCAGTGGGAGTTGCGGCGCACGCTGATCGAGATGCTGTTCGATATCATCAGCAAGAACGGCAACCTCCTGTTCAACGTCGAGCTGACGCCGGACGGCAAAGTTCCTGACGATCATCGTCCGATCCTCGACGGCCTGGGCGCCTGGATCCGCACACACGCCGAGGCGATCTTCGCGAGTAATCCGTGGCACGTGTACGGAGACAACCAGGCGGCGAACACCGCGGTTCGGACCGTCGACAACGCGGACCTGGCCGGGGCAAAGGAACACACTGACGGGCACTTCAACGAACGGACGCTGGCCGGTGCGCCCTATCCTCACGACGAGGTGCGCTTCACCACCCGGAACAATCATCTGTACGTCTTCGTCCTCAACCCGGAGGCGGGCGAGCTCGTGCTGCCTGCCCTCGGCCCGGACTCACCGCTCGGGCCGGAAGGGCCAGCAGCAGTCCGCCTGATCGGTAGCGAAGCTGTCATCGATCACCATGTCCACGACAACGGGCTGTCGCTCAGGGTCCCGCCGAGTGGGGGAGTCCTTACACCGCAGTCTTCGATCTGA
- a CDS encoding GDSL-type esterase/lipase family protein, which produces MPALWSRACTPAGVHGRWRTAARHLRLEIRGDPVPEGTIGSIDVLVDGTLRSRRRVVEGEQLVEVDLPGTSSEIDVWLPHLGKASVRDLAFDAPAVPLRRDGVRWTTYGSSITQSGAAPGPSETWPALVARANNWEAFALGLGGECHLDPVAARAIRDTPADLISLCIGINIYLSGTFSGRTLPGQVEAFLTTVRGQHPRTPIVVITPLVAPLREGQLNAVDMTLDDVRSCVSLGVGSLVDRGDHALHLVDGRSVLSASDALALYGDDVHPSAAGYQLIASRLTPRLAGYLSTGGAGKPV; this is translated from the coding sequence ATGCCGGCGCTCTGGTCGCGGGCCTGTACGCCGGCGGGTGTGCACGGCCGCTGGCGTACTGCGGCGCGTCACCTGCGGCTCGAGATCCGCGGAGACCCGGTGCCTGAGGGCACGATCGGATCGATCGATGTGCTGGTCGACGGCACGTTGCGCTCGCGCCGCCGGGTCGTCGAGGGTGAGCAACTGGTCGAGGTCGATCTGCCCGGGACGAGCTCCGAAATCGACGTCTGGCTGCCACACCTCGGAAAAGCGTCGGTCCGTGACCTCGCCTTCGACGCGCCGGCCGTTCCGCTGCGGCGAGACGGAGTCCGCTGGACGACGTACGGCAGCTCCATCACCCAAAGCGGAGCTGCTCCGGGGCCGTCGGAGACCTGGCCCGCTCTGGTCGCACGGGCGAACAACTGGGAGGCGTTCGCTCTCGGCCTCGGGGGCGAATGCCACCTCGACCCGGTCGCGGCCAGGGCGATCCGGGATACCCCCGCGGATCTCATCTCGCTCTGCATCGGCATCAACATCTACCTCAGCGGGACCTTCAGCGGGCGCACCCTTCCGGGACAGGTCGAGGCCTTTCTGACCACCGTGCGAGGACAACACCCCCGCACACCGATCGTCGTGATCACTCCGCTGGTGGCGCCGCTGCGAGAAGGGCAGCTGAACGCCGTCGATATGACCTTGGATGACGTCCGGTCCTGCGTGTCGCTGGGAGTCGGGTCGCTGGTCGACCGCGGCGATCATGCTCTCCACCTGGTCGACGGACGATCAGTCCTGTCAGCGTCCGACGCGCTCGCGCTATACGGCGACGACGTACATCCGAGCGCCGCGGGCTACCAGCTCATCGCATCGCGGCTGACGCCGAGACTCGCGGGATACCTGTCGACTGGCGGGGCCGGGAAGCCGGTCTGA
- a CDS encoding endonuclease/exonuclease/phosphatase family protein — MNQKVSNSQHESRATRLEIYDGPLGPTTFTVMTMNLWGSNHWDERREGVAALMRARRPDVLCVQELTAWSRQVIDESLVGHRRAEGPHPGWERASNIWWRADLFECEGQGVEDIDELGDHRGLFWVRLRPLTGPDRDVVVATAHLTWQGDTAELHDLRNRRVPQARQICEHLDRLAAGGPVVFSADLNDVSPAQYAMAGRGFCDAWAALGQGMPATSPVPASLSYGGLWDVSKQLVRVATGFDVQFSKGAVRVRGAEVVDFYHLGRAVSDHFPVQATYTLGI; from the coding sequence GTGAACCAGAAGGTATCCAACTCCCAGCACGAGTCACGCGCGACGCGACTGGAGATCTACGACGGCCCGCTCGGACCTACGACGTTCACAGTGATGACGATGAACCTCTGGGGCTCCAACCACTGGGACGAACGTCGGGAGGGGGTGGCCGCCCTGATGCGGGCTCGCAGGCCAGATGTGCTTTGTGTGCAGGAACTCACGGCCTGGTCGCGGCAAGTGATCGACGAGTCCCTGGTCGGCCACCGGCGGGCAGAGGGGCCGCATCCCGGCTGGGAACGAGCAAGCAACATCTGGTGGCGTGCAGATCTGTTCGAGTGCGAGGGCCAAGGGGTCGAAGACATCGATGAACTCGGGGACCATCGCGGCTTGTTCTGGGTTCGCTTGCGTCCCCTTACCGGGCCCGACCGTGATGTCGTCGTCGCGACGGCGCACCTCACCTGGCAAGGCGATACGGCGGAGCTCCACGACCTGCGTAACCGCCGGGTGCCGCAAGCCCGCCAGATCTGCGAGCATCTGGACCGCCTCGCGGCGGGCGGACCGGTAGTCTTCAGCGCCGACCTCAACGACGTGTCGCCGGCACAGTACGCGATGGCCGGCCGTGGTTTCTGTGACGCATGGGCGGCTCTGGGGCAAGGTATGCCCGCTACATCGCCGGTGCCTGCTTCGCTCAGCTACGGCGGCCTGTGGGATGTGTCGAAACAGCTTGTGCGTGTGGCGACCGGGTTCGACGTGCAGTTCTCAAAGGGCGCTGTCCGGGTACGCGGTGCGGAGGTGGTCGACTTCTACCACCTGGGCCGAGCGGTCTCAGACCACTTCCCGGTGCAGGCCACGTACACCTTGGGCATCTGA
- a CDS encoding carbohydrate ABC transporter permease: MKTQERSEPVAAMPHDAEHRSRATSRTSQGSARASKIREPRSDRLLNMVSIVVLSAIAVSIVYPFVYIASASLSDPDAVNSGRVVLWPVGFNLDAYLAILHYPDVVRGFVNSLIYSGSVMVLGTAIVIAGGYALSRADLPGRRLFMVLFVVTMLFSGGMIPLYLVIQRLGILNTMWAMVLPSCMSVWQLIMTRTYFQVTVPKELLECSQLDGATDFGFFFRIVVPLAKPLIAVNCLLFAVATWNGYFNALIYLNDPHLYPLQLVMRNILLENSYDPSKLTNVDPSRLVQAQQLAGKLKYALIIIASIPPLVAYPFVQKHFVKGMMIGSLKG, encoded by the coding sequence GTGAAGACGCAGGAGCGCTCCGAACCGGTAGCCGCGATGCCACACGACGCCGAGCATCGGTCGCGCGCGACCTCCCGAACGTCGCAGGGCTCAGCCAGAGCGAGCAAGATCCGCGAGCCGCGGTCGGATCGGCTTCTGAACATGGTCTCGATCGTGGTGCTCAGTGCGATTGCGGTCTCGATCGTGTATCCGTTCGTCTACATCGCGAGCGCGTCGTTGAGCGATCCGGACGCGGTGAACTCGGGCCGGGTCGTGCTGTGGCCGGTCGGGTTCAACCTGGATGCCTACTTGGCGATCCTGCACTACCCGGACGTCGTCCGCGGGTTCGTGAACTCGTTGATCTATTCGGGTTCGGTGATGGTTCTCGGTACGGCGATCGTCATCGCCGGCGGGTACGCGCTCTCGCGGGCGGACCTGCCGGGGCGCAGGTTGTTCATGGTTCTCTTCGTCGTCACCATGCTCTTCTCGGGCGGGATGATTCCGCTCTACCTGGTGATCCAGCGGCTGGGGATCCTGAACACGATGTGGGCGATGGTGCTTCCCAGCTGCATGAGTGTCTGGCAGCTGATCATGACCCGGACCTACTTTCAGGTGACGGTGCCGAAGGAGTTGCTCGAGTGCTCCCAGCTCGACGGTGCGACGGACTTCGGCTTCTTCTTCCGGATCGTGGTCCCGCTGGCCAAGCCACTGATCGCGGTGAACTGCCTGTTGTTCGCGGTGGCCACCTGGAACGGATACTTCAACGCGCTGATCTACCTCAATGACCCGCACCTGTACCCGCTGCAGTTGGTGATGCGGAACATCCTGCTGGAGAACAGCTACGACCCGTCCAAGCTCACCAACGTCGACCCGAGCCGGCTCGTCCAGGCGCAACAGTTGGCGGGGAAGCTCAAGTACGCGTTGATCATCATCGCGTCCATTCCACCTCTGGTGGCCTACCCCTTCGTGCAGAAGCACTTTGTCAAGGGCATGATGATCGGCTCGCTGAAAGGCTGA
- a CDS encoding ABC transporter permease has product MAEPTTNFVDTLRVDDNARQRRRRRVKPQLPLATRILRAWRLYVLLAPALIWVLVFCYWPMYGVQIAFRDFSPATGLTGGPWVGFEHFTRFVTSYQFGLVLKNTLILHLYELAVGFPAPIILALVLNAVRQKYFSRAVQLITYAPNFISVVVVVGIMVMLLDPQAGAVNSLVNLFGAPSVNFMGQAGWFRHLYVFSGVWQTAGFSAIIYLAALSSVPPELHEAARVDGASRLRRIWHLDLPAILPIAVILLILNIGNILNVGFEKVLLMQNPLNLDVSQVIGTYVYQVGLKAPIPQYSYATAIGLFNSVVGVLLLVIVNQMARRIAKAGLF; this is encoded by the coding sequence ATGGCTGAACCGACGACCAACTTCGTCGACACCCTGCGAGTCGACGACAACGCCCGTCAACGGCGCCGACGGAGGGTCAAACCGCAGTTGCCGTTGGCAACGCGGATCCTTCGGGCGTGGCGTCTCTACGTACTGCTCGCACCGGCGCTGATCTGGGTGCTCGTCTTCTGCTACTGGCCGATGTACGGCGTACAGATCGCGTTCCGGGACTTCTCACCGGCGACCGGACTGACCGGTGGCCCGTGGGTCGGATTCGAGCACTTCACCCGGTTCGTCACCAGCTACCAGTTCGGACTGGTGCTGAAGAACACGCTTATTCTGCACCTGTACGAACTGGCTGTCGGTTTCCCGGCGCCGATCATCCTCGCCCTCGTGCTGAACGCGGTTCGGCAGAAGTACTTCAGCCGGGCGGTGCAGTTGATCACCTACGCGCCGAACTTCATCTCGGTCGTCGTGGTCGTCGGCATCATGGTGATGCTGCTGGATCCGCAGGCCGGCGCGGTCAACAGCCTGGTGAATCTGTTCGGTGCTCCATCGGTCAACTTCATGGGCCAGGCAGGGTGGTTCCGGCACCTCTACGTGTTCTCGGGCGTGTGGCAGACCGCCGGCTTCTCCGCGATCATCTACCTCGCAGCCTTGAGTTCGGTGCCACCGGAACTGCACGAAGCGGCCCGGGTCGACGGTGCGAGCCGGTTGCGCCGGATCTGGCACCTCGATCTGCCCGCGATCCTGCCGATCGCGGTCATCCTGCTGATCCTCAACATCGGAAACATCCTCAACGTCGGCTTCGAGAAGGTGCTGCTGATGCAGAACCCGCTCAATCTCGACGTCTCCCAGGTGATCGGCACCTACGTGTACCAGGTCGGGCTCAAGGCCCCGATTCCGCAGTACTCCTACGCGACGGCCATCGGTCTGTTCAACAGTGTGGTCGGCGTGCTCCTGCTCGTGATCGTCAACCAGATGGCCAGGCGGATCGCCAAGGCCGGACTCTTCTGA
- a CDS encoding extracellular solute-binding protein: MYNPMLTRRRMLRNLAAAGATAAAGAAALAACSGGSGAKATKAGANYKPGSAGLKVKLGPEVEGVLYPDPFDSPRVRTFERFADGSKSFRVVGPTYPGLDYATNSFAQWLEKATGVKVQYDVVPGGEEGRPKINAMISSGNLPDAFLNGLNQYFTRSEVALYGQQGLFMPTDQLIDENCPEHLDLFKFRPELRPYLTAPDGKMYGFGYTSECYHCFSAGVRMWVDQEWLDKLGLEHPKTSDDLHAMLVAFRDRNPSGLSGTIPMSDARPSAIGGADGGGMINYLLSAFTYPAENYIDKQGDNLLFTPVQDSYREGLKWIRTLFAEKLIDPNAFTQTPAQLKGKLMNAKGPLVGAHYAYSTVVDFDPSPHSMFHKMAPLAPVTGPDGKAYIPWRHEPYASNGLVISSKCQDPVAMARWADAMIGVYGTLSQWQGPQGGKNNTFSWAAKGDKGIDGRQATWATKQVDPDQKNTGWWSYGPINNLVDVRHSQSADPAKSLEPTLYRFGRLYEPFAISKDRYFSEPIYTADQASQLSEVETNLANHLAQSTAQFCLGQLDINDDGAWQRYKEKFKQIGSEKYLQIQSDAMKASK, from the coding sequence ATGTACAACCCAATGCTCACCCGGCGGCGCATGCTCCGGAATCTCGCCGCGGCGGGCGCTACGGCTGCCGCCGGTGCTGCGGCACTGGCTGCCTGCAGCGGAGGTTCTGGTGCCAAGGCAACAAAGGCCGGCGCGAACTACAAGCCGGGTAGCGCCGGGCTGAAGGTGAAACTCGGCCCCGAGGTCGAGGGCGTGCTATATCCGGATCCGTTCGACTCGCCCAGGGTCAGGACTTTCGAGAGGTTCGCCGACGGCTCGAAGAGCTTCCGCGTGGTCGGCCCCACCTATCCCGGGCTGGACTATGCAACCAACAGCTTTGCGCAGTGGCTGGAGAAGGCGACCGGTGTCAAGGTTCAGTACGACGTCGTGCCGGGGGGAGAGGAGGGGAGGCCGAAGATCAACGCGATGATCAGCTCTGGCAACCTCCCGGACGCATTCCTGAACGGGCTCAACCAGTACTTCACCCGCTCCGAGGTCGCGCTGTACGGCCAGCAGGGACTGTTCATGCCGACAGACCAGCTGATCGACGAGAACTGCCCGGAACACCTGGATCTGTTCAAGTTCCGGCCTGAACTGCGTCCGTACCTCACAGCACCGGACGGCAAGATGTACGGCTTCGGCTACACCAGCGAGTGCTACCACTGCTTCAGCGCAGGTGTCCGGATGTGGGTTGACCAGGAGTGGCTGGACAAGCTCGGCCTGGAGCACCCGAAGACGAGCGACGATCTGCACGCGATGCTGGTTGCATTCCGGGATCGGAATCCCTCCGGCCTCTCCGGCACGATCCCGATGAGCGACGCTCGCCCAAGTGCCATCGGCGGGGCGGACGGCGGCGGCATGATCAACTACCTGCTATCGGCGTTCACCTACCCGGCTGAGAACTACATCGACAAGCAGGGCGACAACCTGCTGTTCACACCCGTGCAGGACAGCTATCGCGAGGGTCTGAAGTGGATCCGGACATTGTTCGCCGAAAAGCTGATCGACCCGAACGCCTTCACCCAGACTCCGGCGCAGCTCAAGGGCAAGCTGATGAATGCCAAGGGGCCGCTGGTCGGCGCGCACTACGCCTACTCGACCGTCGTCGACTTCGATCCGAGTCCCCACAGCATGTTCCACAAGATGGCGCCGTTGGCACCGGTGACCGGTCCGGACGGCAAGGCCTACATCCCGTGGCGGCATGAGCCGTACGCCAGCAATGGACTCGTCATCAGCAGCAAGTGCCAAGACCCGGTCGCGATGGCGCGCTGGGCCGACGCCATGATCGGTGTCTACGGCACACTTTCCCAGTGGCAGGGCCCACAGGGAGGTAAGAACAACACCTTCAGCTGGGCCGCGAAGGGCGACAAGGGTATCGACGGCAGGCAGGCGACCTGGGCGACCAAACAGGTCGATCCGGACCAGAAGAATACCGGATGGTGGAGCTACGGGCCGATCAACAATCTGGTGGACGTCCGGCACAGCCAGTCCGCTGACCCGGCCAAGTCGCTCGAGCCCACGTTGTACCGGTTCGGCAGGTTGTACGAACCGTTTGCCATCAGCAAGGATCGGTACTTCAGCGAGCCGATCTACACGGCCGACCAGGCATCTCAGCTGAGCGAAGTGGAGACCAACCTGGCGAACCACCTTGCGCAGTCGACCGCTCAATTCTGCCTCGGTCAGCTTGACATCAACGACGACGGCGCGTGGCAGCGGTACAAGGAGAAGTTCAAGCAGATCGGCTCGGAGAAGTATCTGCAGATCCAGTCCGATGCGATGAAGGCCTCCAAGTGA
- a CDS encoding alpha-L-fucosidase, with protein MTHAEEPARYTWEQIQQKFTCPAWFAEARFGIWVHWGAQTQPAEGGGWYGRHMYMEDVGDQTWGADAYSYHLKTYGHPSEKGFKDVIHEWKAENLDADALLEYFAGLGARYFVALANHHDHFDNFDSTYQPWNSVNVGPKRDLIAEFAAASRRIGMPFGISSHDDRMLMFYEHAFGADSSGPKAGVPYDGNLTAADGAGTWWEGLDPADLYGPPPARRTADWVADMQHKWELRLKELIEKARPDMLWFDGHGFPYGEHGKEVCRAFYSGRLTRTGELDGVVVAKIPGDRAIVQDVERGAAEDLQPDVWQGTSTFTSWFLKTDKAIKHDARTLIEMLVDIVSKNGNFLLNVELTPDGRVPDDHRPILDGLGEWLAIHGEAIFATKPWHVYGDNLASDRSARTVDEADLAGAEEHPSGHFIERTLASPPYPSDEVRFTTRDGHLYVFVLNPRPGEIVLPQLGTGSSIGLAGPAAARLIGSDAPVHHSVGEQGLSLEIPHSRPSLYTAVFDLTFRTT; from the coding sequence GTGACCCACGCCGAGGAGCCGGCCCGCTACACCTGGGAGCAGATCCAGCAGAAGTTCACCTGCCCGGCGTGGTTCGCCGAGGCTCGCTTCGGGATCTGGGTCCATTGGGGTGCACAGACTCAGCCTGCTGAAGGCGGCGGCTGGTACGGGCGGCACATGTATATGGAGGACGTCGGTGATCAGACCTGGGGTGCGGACGCGTATTCGTACCACCTGAAGACCTACGGGCACCCGTCGGAGAAGGGGTTCAAGGACGTCATCCACGAGTGGAAGGCGGAGAATCTCGACGCAGACGCCCTGCTCGAGTACTTCGCGGGTCTGGGTGCAAGGTACTTCGTCGCGCTGGCGAACCATCATGACCATTTCGACAACTTCGACTCGACCTATCAGCCCTGGAACTCAGTCAACGTCGGACCGAAACGGGACCTGATCGCGGAGTTCGCGGCGGCCAGCCGCCGGATCGGGATGCCGTTCGGGATCAGCTCGCACGACGACCGCATGCTGATGTTCTACGAACACGCCTTCGGTGCCGACTCGTCCGGCCCCAAGGCAGGCGTGCCGTACGACGGCAACCTGACGGCGGCGGACGGGGCCGGCACCTGGTGGGAGGGGCTTGATCCGGCTGACCTGTACGGGCCGCCACCTGCGCGCCGTACTGCGGACTGGGTTGCCGACATGCAGCACAAGTGGGAACTGCGGCTCAAGGAACTGATCGAGAAGGCCCGCCCGGACATGTTGTGGTTCGACGGGCACGGATTCCCCTACGGCGAGCACGGCAAGGAAGTCTGCCGGGCGTTCTACTCCGGCCGCCTGACCCGAACGGGCGAACTCGACGGGGTGGTCGTCGCGAAGATTCCGGGCGACCGGGCGATCGTGCAGGACGTCGAGCGCGGTGCCGCGGAGGACCTCCAGCCGGACGTGTGGCAGGGCACCTCGACGTTCACCTCGTGGTTCCTCAAGACCGACAAGGCGATCAAGCACGACGCGCGAACCCTGATCGAGATGCTGGTCGACATCGTCAGCAAGAACGGCAACTTCCTGCTCAACGTCGAGCTGACCCCGGACGGCCGGGTGCCCGATGATCACCGGCCGATCCTGGATGGGCTGGGTGAGTGGCTCGCGATCCACGGCGAGGCGATTTTCGCCACCAAGCCGTGGCATGTCTACGGCGACAACCTGGCCTCCGATCGATCCGCCCGAACCGTGGACGAGGCCGATCTCGCCGGGGCGGAGGAGCACCCGTCCGGGCACTTCATCGAGCGCACGCTGGCCAGCCCGCCGTACCCGAGCGACGAGGTCCGTTTCACCACGCGCGACGGACATCTGTACGTCTTCGTGCTCAACCCGCGACCAGGTGAGATCGTTCTGCCCCAGCTCGGTACGGGCTCATCGATCGGGCTGGCCGGACCTGCGGCGGCGAGGTTGATCGGTAGCGACGCACCGGTGCATCACTCGGTCGGCGAGCAGGGACTGTCCCTCGAGATACCGCACAGCCGGCCGAGCCTCTACACAGCTGTTTTCGACCTGACATTCCGTACGACTTAG
- a CDS encoding alpha/beta hydrolase family protein, translated as MPWIWRAEFLGAFDDADRALLDAGWHLVQVDVPDRYGDPVSMAAWWSAYRTLVDEFGFHPRPGLIALSRGGLYAIAWASDHPECVSAIYLDNAVCDLRSWPGGRPHGYGRGTGAPEQWQEMLNVFGFGPDDSDALAAASPISKLAPLATARIPLLVVYGDSDQVVPAEENSEVLVSRYAALGGPSTSIIRPGADHHPHSIDDAHGGPTVVSEFFESARRNHTS; from the coding sequence TTGCCGTGGATCTGGCGTGCGGAGTTCCTCGGTGCCTTCGACGACGCCGACCGAGCCCTACTGGACGCAGGGTGGCACCTTGTCCAGGTCGACGTGCCGGATCGGTACGGCGATCCGGTGTCGATGGCTGCCTGGTGGTCGGCGTACCGGACCCTGGTGGACGAGTTCGGCTTCCATCCGCGACCCGGGCTGATCGCCCTGAGCCGCGGCGGCCTGTATGCGATCGCATGGGCGTCGGATCACCCGGAGTGCGTCAGCGCGATCTACCTCGACAACGCCGTGTGCGATCTGCGCAGCTGGCCTGGCGGGCGGCCGCACGGATACGGCCGGGGCACCGGCGCACCAGAGCAATGGCAGGAGATGCTGAACGTGTTCGGCTTCGGCCCGGACGATTCGGACGCCCTTGCGGCGGCCAGCCCGATCAGCAAGCTCGCCCCGCTCGCCACAGCCCGGATCCCGCTCCTGGTCGTCTACGGCGATTCCGACCAGGTCGTTCCCGCGGAGGAGAACTCAGAGGTTCTCGTCTCCAGATACGCCGCCCTCGGTGGCCCGTCGACGAGCATCATTCGCCCTGGCGCCGACCACCATCCGCACAGTATCGACGACGCCCACGGCGGTCCCACCGTCGTAAGTGAGTTCTTCGAGTCAGCACGCCGCAACCACACCAGCTGA
- a CDS encoding ROK family transcriptional regulator has translation MTRTVGRGDPRMARQINDRVALDLLADQGPLTRTQLREITGLAQPTVIDLVRRLTDSGLIEELGQVEAVRPGPRPVLYGLRTGNHLVAAADVRDNELWATVIDVAGGPRHTLSRAQDDTPLPEQIAGLVREVIAAAGRSGETPVHTVVGLPGIIDRATGDLGFSWDLPEWRSGMLDPLRELIAGPVELVTGVRLVALAEQQFLDVPPDTQYALVWLGVGLGLTVIDNGRPYLGASGAAGQIGYMPVPGAPVPPVDRIPSAPDGFRGDFQTLAGSRALRDLGRTQYGLTSRSIKTMLTQAMRGQTPEADAFLDEVARRIAVGLAAISSVMDPGLFVLHGETGVAGGAHLAARVEAQLRDCSPLDSRVVAPRFTDWRDAALAGGLRVAKEQGRLLLWGSDGDRSPSTG, from the coding sequence ATGACCAGAACTGTCGGACGCGGCGATCCGCGGATGGCGCGGCAGATCAACGACCGGGTCGCACTCGACCTGCTCGCCGACCAGGGACCGCTGACCCGAACGCAACTGCGGGAGATCACCGGATTGGCTCAGCCAACCGTCATCGATCTCGTCCGCCGCCTCACTGACAGCGGCCTGATCGAGGAGCTCGGACAGGTCGAGGCCGTCCGCCCCGGCCCACGTCCCGTTCTGTACGGATTACGCACCGGCAACCATCTGGTAGCCGCGGCAGACGTCCGGGACAACGAGTTGTGGGCAACTGTCATCGACGTCGCCGGCGGTCCACGGCACACCCTCAGCCGTGCACAGGACGACACTCCCCTGCCTGAGCAGATCGCCGGTCTCGTCCGTGAGGTTATCGCCGCAGCCGGACGGTCCGGCGAGACACCGGTCCACACGGTCGTCGGCCTGCCCGGCATCATCGATCGTGCGACCGGCGATCTCGGCTTCTCCTGGGACCTGCCGGAATGGCGATCCGGCATGTTGGACCCGTTGCGGGAGTTGATCGCCGGGCCGGTCGAACTCGTGACCGGGGTTCGACTCGTCGCACTCGCGGAGCAGCAGTTCCTGGACGTTCCCCCGGACACCCAGTACGCCCTGGTCTGGCTGGGAGTCGGCCTCGGCTTGACTGTGATCGACAACGGCCGCCCGTACCTCGGTGCAAGCGGCGCTGCCGGCCAGATCGGCTACATGCCCGTGCCCGGTGCGCCGGTGCCCCCGGTTGACCGAATCCCGTCCGCACCGGATGGCTTCCGTGGCGACTTCCAGACTCTGGCCGGCTCCCGCGCACTGCGCGACCTCGGCCGAACGCAGTACGGCCTCACCAGCCGTTCCATCAAGACGATGCTGACCCAGGCAATGCGCGGACAAACCCCAGAGGCGGACGCATTCCTCGACGAGGTCGCCCGTCGCATCGCGGTCGGCCTGGCTGCGATCTCCTCCGTCATGGATCCGGGCCTCTTCGTCCTGCACGGCGAGACCGGCGTTGCCGGTGGCGCCCATCTCGCCGCGCGGGTCGAGGCGCAGCTGCGGGACTGCTCACCCCTCGACTCGCGTGTCGTCGCGCCACGCTTCACCGACTGGCGCGATGCCGCTCTCGCCGGCGGTCTGCGCGTCGCCAAGGAACAGGGCCGCCTGCTGCTCTGGGGCAGCGATGGCGATCGCAGTCCCTCTACGGGCTAG
- a CDS encoding GDSL-type esterase/lipase family protein — MDVVADGVIVHRQQMETGVQRVRAELPEQAGQVEIWLPQLGDAAVRGLRFAGTATPAPLDRVQWATYGSSITQCGEAAGPADAWPAIVSRRLGWGLRGMGFGGECHLDQAALHELTSRPYDVVSMCLGINIFGAETFNGRSLPGQVATFAGAVARAQPDAAVVVITPIAASAAKEAERNGVGLTLDDIRMCVRLGVETANRTLEKPVHLIAGPDVLGHAETLQYLGDPVHPNPAGYRLMGERLAKILQEIAAC; from the coding sequence GTGGACGTCGTCGCCGACGGCGTCATCGTACACCGGCAGCAGATGGAGACCGGCGTACAGCGAGTCCGGGCGGAATTGCCCGAACAAGCCGGGCAGGTGGAGATCTGGCTGCCCCAGCTTGGCGACGCAGCTGTTCGTGGATTGCGTTTCGCGGGGACGGCGACGCCGGCTCCCCTCGACCGTGTCCAGTGGGCGACGTACGGAAGTTCGATCACGCAGTGCGGCGAGGCGGCGGGGCCCGCCGATGCCTGGCCGGCGATCGTGTCGCGACGGCTCGGATGGGGACTGCGCGGGATGGGCTTCGGCGGAGAGTGTCACCTCGATCAGGCTGCCCTGCACGAACTCACCAGCAGGCCGTACGACGTGGTGTCGATGTGTTTGGGGATCAACATCTTCGGCGCCGAGACCTTCAACGGCCGTTCGCTGCCAGGACAAGTCGCGACCTTTGCCGGCGCTGTGGCCCGAGCTCAACCCGACGCCGCGGTCGTCGTGATCACCCCGATCGCAGCGTCGGCTGCGAAAGAGGCCGAGCGCAACGGGGTAGGACTCACCTTGGACGACATCAGGATGTGTGTGCGATTGGGAGTGGAGACAGCCAACCGGACACTCGAGAAGCCGGTGCATCTCATAGCGGGGCCGGACGTCCTCGGTCACGCCGAAACACTTCAATACCTCGGGGATCCTGTCCACCCGAATCCCGCGGGCTACCGGCTGATGGGCGAACGCCTCGCCAAGATTCTGCAGGAAATCGCGGCCTGCTGA